A DNA window from Streptomyces canus contains the following coding sequences:
- a CDS encoding CpaF family protein yields the protein MSLRSRINTPEENGSRGEDGHLVSSYRAKLLEEIDLAEMSSLAAAERRARLERVLGHIISREGPVLSTVERSQLIRRVVDEALGLGILEPLLEDASITEIMVNGPDSIFVERGGRVEQLPLRFPSHDQLMQTIERIVSTVNRRVDETNPMVDARLPSGERVNVIIPPLSLTGAILTIRRFPRSYTLQELVGFGSLDENMLYLLAALVQARFNIIVSGATGTGKTTLLNALSGLIPEGDRIITIEDSAELQLQQRHVVRLESRPPNVEGQGRVTIRDLVRNSLRMRPDRIVVGEVRGGESLDMLQAMSTGHDGSLATVHANSAEDALMRLKTLASMSEVEIPFEALHDQINSAVDVIIQLTRFADGARRITEIALLDSHGAEPYRLATVARFDAQPMAADGRIHGRFAYFPLPRRAVDRLYMASQPTPQAFGVAQSANQLALREAR from the coding sequence ATGAGTCTGCGGTCCCGCATCAACACCCCCGAGGAGAACGGCAGCCGGGGCGAGGACGGCCACCTGGTCTCCTCCTACCGGGCCAAGCTCCTGGAGGAGATCGACCTCGCCGAGATGAGCTCGCTGGCGGCGGCCGAGCGCCGGGCCCGTCTCGAGCGGGTGCTCGGGCACATCATCAGCCGTGAGGGGCCGGTCCTGTCGACGGTCGAACGCTCGCAGCTCATCCGGCGGGTGGTCGACGAGGCGCTCGGTCTCGGCATCCTGGAGCCACTGCTCGAAGACGCCTCCATCACCGAGATCATGGTCAACGGCCCGGACTCGATCTTCGTCGAACGCGGGGGCCGCGTCGAGCAGTTGCCGCTGCGCTTCCCGTCCCACGACCAGCTGATGCAGACCATCGAGCGCATCGTCTCCACGGTCAACCGGCGCGTGGACGAGACGAACCCGATGGTCGACGCGCGCCTCCCGTCCGGCGAGCGGGTGAACGTCATCATCCCGCCGCTCTCCCTGACCGGCGCGATCCTCACGATCCGCCGCTTCCCCCGCTCCTACACGCTCCAGGAACTGGTCGGATTCGGCTCGCTCGACGAGAACATGCTGTACCTGCTGGCGGCCCTCGTGCAGGCGCGCTTCAACATCATCGTGTCGGGCGCGACGGGCACCGGAAAGACGACACTGCTCAACGCGCTGTCCGGGCTCATCCCGGAGGGCGACCGGATCATCACCATCGAGGACTCGGCCGAACTCCAGCTCCAGCAACGGCACGTGGTCCGGCTGGAGTCGCGCCCGCCGAACGTGGAGGGCCAGGGCCGGGTCACCATCCGTGACCTGGTCCGCAACTCGCTGCGCATGCGCCCCGACCGGATCGTGGTCGGCGAGGTCCGCGGCGGCGAGTCCCTCGACATGCTCCAGGCGATGTCGACGGGCCACGACGGCTCCCTCGCCACCGTCCACGCCAACAGCGCGGAGGACGCCCTGATGCGGCTGAAGACCCTGGCCTCGATGTCGGAGGTGGAGATCCCCTTCGAGGCGCTGCACGACCAGATCAACAGCGCGGTCGACGTGATCATCCAGCTCACCCGGTTCGCAGACGGCGCCCGCCGGATCACCGAGATCGCCCTGCTCGACAGCCACGGCGCCGAGCCGTACCGGCTGGCCACGGTGGCCCGCTTCGACGCGCAGCCCATGGCGGCGGACGGCCGGATCCACGGCCGGTTCGCGTACTTCCCGCTTCCGCGCCGTGCCGTCGACCGCCTCTACATGGCGAGCCAGCCCACGCCCCAGGCCTTCGGCGTGGCCCAGTCCGCGAACCAGTTGGCCCTCCGAGAAGCCAGGTAG
- a CDS encoding type II secretion system F family protein: MDLQTLVTLTIGATLLTCALAVVGVHFYARGRAQRAALVDRLSAVSQVPYTGRRRHFRDLDRRLRRTRFGRQLELRLAATGLDVTPGEFFAAMVGLVGGLWLVGQATLAPFFGPLAGLAGVWAAVQFLNWQRQRRIEKFINQLPELARILANATHAGLALRTAIGMAAEELEAPAGEELANVANQLAVGVSMEDALDEMAKRLPSRELVVLVTTLVLSSRAGGQVVSALRNLTETLEERKETRREVRTQLSQVNMTSYAVPVLGIGSLFLMNGVKDGALERMTGSPLGQGAVIIAFSLYAVGFILIRRLSRIDV, from the coding sequence ATGGACCTCCAGACCCTAGTCACGCTCACCATCGGCGCCACCCTGCTGACCTGCGCGCTCGCCGTCGTGGGCGTCCACTTCTACGCCAGGGGACGGGCCCAGCGGGCGGCGCTCGTCGACCGGCTGTCGGCCGTGAGCCAGGTGCCGTACACCGGCCGCCGCCGGCACTTCCGCGACCTGGACCGCCGGCTGCGCCGCACCCGGTTCGGCAGGCAGCTGGAACTCCGGCTGGCGGCGACCGGGTTGGACGTGACACCGGGCGAGTTCTTCGCCGCGATGGTCGGGCTCGTCGGAGGCCTGTGGCTGGTCGGCCAGGCGACCCTGGCGCCTTTCTTCGGCCCGCTGGCCGGCCTTGCGGGCGTCTGGGCGGCGGTGCAGTTCCTCAACTGGCAGCGACAGAGGCGCATCGAGAAGTTCATCAACCAACTCCCCGAACTGGCCCGCATCCTGGCCAACGCCACCCACGCGGGCCTCGCCCTGCGCACCGCGATCGGCATGGCGGCGGAGGAGCTGGAGGCTCCGGCCGGGGAGGAACTGGCGAACGTGGCCAACCAGTTGGCGGTGGGCGTGTCGATGGAGGACGCGCTGGACGAGATGGCGAAGCGACTGCCGTCCCGGGAGCTGGTGGTCCTGGTGACGACCCTGGTGCTGTCGAGCCGGGCGGGCGGCCAAGTGGTCAGCGCCTTGCGGAACCTGACCGAAACGCTGGAGGAGCGCAAGGAGACCCGGCGCGAGGTCCGCACCCAGCTCTCCCAGGTGAACATGACGTCGTACGCGGTCCCGGTCCTGGGCATCGGCTCGCTGTTCCTGATGAACGGCGTCAAGGACGGCGCGCTGGAGCGGATGACGGGCTCACCGCTGGGTCAGGGGGCGGTGATCATCGCATTCTCCCTCTACGCGGTGGGATTCATCCTGATCCGCCGCCTGTCACGGATCGACGTCTGA
- a CDS encoding DUF5936 domain-containing protein — translation MGIGLALLMAVSVWGVFAGIRMYRAEAKLPSDLVLALEVGSTRTGAVDSLIDRMGMRYAPAVLRLMGPGQVAKYRRKIDLAGNPGGLTINRYAARRAVYGFLGALGFLVFLLRGQVLVALLLLAFGAFWTEVGIWSAIRVRKDVIERTLPDFLDVLAVVVSAGLGFRQALDRVASKYEGPWADELRITLRQMDLGMSRRQAFAELRRRNDSEQVAMFVTALQQGEELGAPIVDTLVSLAKDMRRTDAQNARRKAARAVPKATMMITTFMVPATMLLLAAGLLLGSGTDFGTITGK, via the coding sequence ATCGGTATCGGACTGGCCCTGTTGATGGCCGTCAGCGTGTGGGGCGTCTTCGCCGGTATCCGCATGTACCGGGCGGAGGCGAAACTGCCGAGCGACCTGGTGCTGGCACTGGAGGTCGGATCGACCCGCACCGGCGCGGTCGACTCCCTGATCGACCGCATGGGCATGCGCTACGCGCCCGCGGTCCTGCGGCTGATGGGCCCCGGACAGGTGGCGAAATACCGCCGCAAGATCGACCTGGCGGGCAACCCGGGCGGCCTGACCATCAACCGCTACGCGGCCCGCAGGGCGGTCTACGGCTTCCTCGGCGCCCTGGGTTTCCTGGTCTTCCTGCTGCGGGGGCAGGTTCTGGTGGCGTTGTTGCTCCTGGCCTTCGGGGCGTTCTGGACGGAGGTCGGCATCTGGTCGGCGATCCGGGTCAGGAAGGACGTCATCGAGCGCACGCTCCCCGACTTCCTGGACGTGCTGGCGGTGGTGGTGAGCGCGGGCCTGGGCTTCCGGCAGGCACTGGACCGGGTGGCCTCCAAGTACGAGGGCCCCTGGGCCGACGAACTGCGCATCACGCTCCGCCAGATGGACCTGGGCATGAGCCGCCGCCAGGCCTTCGCGGAGCTGCGCCGCCGCAACGACTCCGAACAGGTCGCGATGTTCGTGACGGCGCTCCAGCAGGGCGAGGAACTGGGCGCTCCCATCGTGGACACCCTGGTCTCCCTGGCCAAGGACATGCGCCGCACGGACGCCCAGAACGCCCGCCGCAAGGCCGCCCGCGCGGTTCCCAAGGCCACGATGATGATCACTACCTTCATGGTCCCGGCCACGATGCTGTTGCTGGCCGCGGGTCTGCTCCTGGGCTCGGGGACCGACTTCGGCACGATCACGGGGAAGTAG
- a CDS encoding sensor histidine kinase — MELHGRAAAGGDKPPQGPPALDIQVNALQAMCRQVFGFRLAMIALAAPAALLNANPGLGARLVGAAVVVTFMVSYALFRDWERFGPLLLRHPTLLAADTLFASLLLISAGPDTTLAYVSVCTPLLAGIAYSWRGAAVFASLQSLILLLAQTALPHPNATPADILLLPGFCVITGAVGSTLRNLLLRFGTATQALTAMKARLAVAEAISEERARLAREMHDSVAKTLHGVALAAEGLATSAAAPTPDPALLERQAGLVARAARRAATESRELLTDLRREQAPATDVLEELATRTRNFSARTTLQATYRAPAHPHPALAVPHPVARQLLTITEEAMENAHRHAEATRIDVTADVDPDHELLSISVQDDGRGLPPNTTLDELRRSGHFGLVGMVERAESVGARIHIGEGADAKGTEVLLELPLSLPRADR, encoded by the coding sequence ATGGAGCTGCACGGACGCGCGGCCGCCGGCGGTGACAAGCCCCCGCAGGGGCCACCCGCACTGGACATCCAGGTCAACGCCCTCCAGGCCATGTGCCGTCAGGTCTTCGGCTTCCGCCTGGCGATGATCGCCCTGGCCGCCCCAGCCGCCCTCCTCAACGCCAACCCCGGCCTCGGCGCCCGCCTCGTCGGCGCGGCGGTCGTCGTCACCTTCATGGTGTCGTACGCCCTCTTCAGGGACTGGGAACGCTTCGGCCCCCTCCTCCTGCGCCACCCCACCCTCCTCGCCGCGGACACCCTCTTCGCCAGCCTCCTCCTGATCTCCGCGGGCCCCGACACCACGCTCGCCTACGTCAGCGTCTGCACCCCGCTCCTCGCCGGTATCGCCTACAGCTGGCGAGGCGCCGCGGTCTTCGCGTCCCTGCAGTCCCTGATCCTGCTCCTGGCCCAGACCGCCCTCCCGCACCCGAACGCCACCCCCGCCGACATCCTTCTTCTCCCCGGCTTCTGCGTGATCACGGGCGCGGTCGGCTCCACCCTGCGCAACCTCCTGCTCCGCTTCGGCACGGCGACCCAGGCCCTCACCGCGATGAAGGCCCGCCTGGCGGTGGCGGAGGCGATCAGCGAGGAACGGGCCCGCCTGGCGCGGGAGATGCACGACTCGGTGGCGAAGACCCTCCACGGCGTGGCCCTGGCGGCGGAAGGCCTGGCGACGTCGGCGGCGGCCCCCACCCCGGACCCGGCCCTGCTGGAACGACAGGCCGGGCTGGTGGCCCGAGCAGCCCGCAGAGCGGCAACGGAGTCCCGCGAACTCCTGACAGACCTGCGCCGAGAACAGGCCCCCGCCACGGACGTACTTGAAGAACTGGCCACCCGCACGAGGAACTTCAGCGCCCGTACGACCCTTCAGGCGACCTACCGGGCCCCCGCCCACCCCCACCCCGCGCTCGCCGTCCCGCACCCTGTGGCCCGCCAACTCCTCACCATCACCGAGGAGGCGATGGAGAACGCCCACCGGCACGCCGAGGCCACGCGCATCGACGTCACCGCGGACGTGGACCCCGACCATGAACTGCTCAGCATCAGCGTCCAGGACGACGGCCGCGGGCTCCCGCCGAACACCACCCTCGACGAACTCCGCCGCTCCGGCCACTTCGGCCTGGTCGGCATGGTGGAACGCGCCGAGTCGGTGGGCGCCCGTATCCACATCGGCGAGGGCGCGGACGCGAAGGGCACGGAAGTACTCCTGGAACTCCCCTTGTCACTCCCGCGGGCGGACCGATGA
- a CDS encoding response regulator, with amino-acid sequence MPDDPQHPAPPFALFPTAPPTPVRIVVADDNPVVRAGLTALLTGREDITVVAEAADGREAYEAASRYHPDVILLDVRMPGVDGISALPYLVPIAPVLMLTYSGEPETVQEALRRGADGYLVHGEFTADQLVLAVRDTVQGRTHLTPTAAGALLTQLRDANAHVNHHLPVQVTPFPFKGLSQLQSSVGQSSTDRSRFQLSAREAEIMNLIASGMNNQQIAAACFISEKTVKNHINRIFAKLHSTSRSEAAAKWLGTAPSSGRGVG; translated from the coding sequence ATGCCGGACGACCCCCAGCACCCCGCTCCACCGTTCGCGCTGTTCCCGACGGCCCCGCCCACCCCCGTCCGGATCGTCGTCGCCGACGACAACCCGGTGGTCCGAGCGGGCCTCACCGCCCTCCTTACGGGCCGCGAGGACATCACGGTCGTGGCGGAGGCGGCGGACGGCCGCGAGGCGTACGAGGCCGCGAGCCGGTACCACCCGGACGTGATCCTCCTGGACGTCCGGATGCCGGGTGTCGACGGGATCTCGGCGCTGCCGTACCTCGTGCCGATCGCCCCGGTGCTGATGCTGACGTACAGCGGAGAGCCGGAGACCGTTCAGGAGGCGCTGCGCAGGGGAGCCGACGGTTACCTCGTCCACGGCGAGTTCACGGCGGACCAGCTCGTCCTGGCCGTCAGGGACACCGTGCAGGGCCGCACCCACCTCACGCCCACGGCGGCGGGCGCACTGCTGACCCAGCTACGCGATGCGAATGCACATGTAAACCACCATCTTCCGGTGCAAGTAACGCCCTTCCCCTTCAAAGGGCTTTCGCAACTGCAATCATCTGTGGGACAGTCGTCAACGGACAGGTCGCGTTTCCAACTCAGCGCGCGGGAGGCGGAGATCATGAACCTCATCGCATCCGGCATGAACAACCAGCAGATCGCCGCCGCCTGCTTCATCAGCGAGAAGACGGTCAAGAACCACATCAACCGCATCTTCGCCAAGCTCCACAGCACGAGCCGCTCCGAGGCCGCCGCGAAGTGGCTGGGCACGGCGCCGAGTTCGGGCCGAGGGGTGGGGTGA
- a CDS encoding Flp family type IVb pilin produces MSNRFNDDKGQTAVEYLGIIAVVVAIVLAITGTDIGQAIYDAIVDKIDEVIGA; encoded by the coding sequence ATGAGCAACCGGTTCAACGACGACAAGGGTCAGACCGCGGTCGAGTACCTGGGCATCATCGCGGTGGTGGTGGCGATTGTGTTGGCTATTACGGGGACGGACATCGGTCAGGCCATCTACGACGCGATCGTCGACAAGATCGACGAAGTCATCGGCGCCTGA
- a CDS encoding pilus assembly protein TadG-related protein, whose protein sequence is MTRAPRHNDAGQAFPIYIMVVAGLLFLAFAFLAVGQAGANRNGAQTAADAAALAAALDTRDELRDEWVKNVLDPTKWQDIFDGLGVPFDGCARADQLAAQNDATVDCAALPGMPPGYKVEATTNKTVGDSIVPGTEDKRSVQQATAVIELACDFDPPGLDADADVLPTLTCDGREWTLDPTDLKDLPKPEDLFDVHLAD, encoded by the coding sequence CTGACGCGGGCCCCTCGGCACAACGACGCAGGGCAGGCTTTCCCCATCTACATCATGGTGGTGGCGGGTCTGCTCTTTCTCGCGTTCGCCTTCCTGGCGGTCGGCCAGGCCGGGGCCAACCGGAACGGCGCCCAGACGGCGGCCGACGCCGCGGCGCTGGCCGCAGCTCTGGACACTCGGGACGAACTCAGGGACGAGTGGGTGAAGAACGTACTCGATCCCACGAAGTGGCAGGACATCTTCGACGGCCTCGGGGTGCCATTCGACGGCTGCGCGCGGGCGGACCAACTGGCCGCGCAGAACGACGCCACGGTTGACTGCGCGGCGCTGCCGGGGATGCCCCCGGGCTACAAGGTCGAGGCAACGACCAACAAGACCGTCGGTGATTCCATCGTCCCGGGCACCGAGGACAAGAGGTCGGTACAGCAGGCCACTGCCGTCATCGAATTGGCCTGCGATTTCGACCCACCGGGACTGGACGCCGACGCGGACGTGCTGCCGACGCTCACGTGCGACGGACGTGAGTGGACTCTGGACCCGACGGATCTCAAGGATCTCCCGAAGCCCGAGGATCTCTTCGACGTTCATCTGGCTGACTGA
- a CDS encoding OmpA family protein, translating to MTATRTPPRLALAITVASLMAALTLTPAQADDGPSVPPGTEPSATAPVEVDPNDPDLKLPEGATLAEPKVLDIKQVVEDQSGDERREDTNADVKFALQAEVLFGKDSAKLNGEAKARISAIAAEIKNQNATRIRVFGFTDNLGSYAHGLTLSRQRANAVQDVLDQELKDSGITYEVRGYSEDYPIASNSTEPGRKKNRRVEVSFPRGEN from the coding sequence ATGACCGCCACCCGAACCCCACCTCGCCTCGCCCTGGCCATCACGGTCGCCTCGCTCATGGCGGCCCTGACCCTCACCCCGGCCCAGGCCGACGACGGCCCCAGCGTCCCCCCGGGCACCGAACCCTCCGCCACCGCACCCGTCGAGGTGGACCCCAACGACCCGGATCTGAAGCTCCCGGAAGGCGCCACCCTCGCCGAACCGAAGGTCCTGGACATCAAGCAGGTCGTCGAGGACCAGAGCGGGGACGAACGTCGCGAGGACACCAACGCGGACGTGAAGTTCGCCCTCCAGGCAGAGGTCCTGTTCGGCAAGGACAGCGCGAAGCTGAACGGCGAGGCGAAGGCCCGTATCTCCGCGATCGCGGCGGAGATCAAGAACCAGAACGCCACCCGGATCCGCGTCTTCGGCTTCACCGACAACCTCGGCAGCTACGCCCACGGCCTCACCCTCTCCCGGCAGCGCGCCAACGCCGTACAGGACGTACTCGACCAGGAGTTGAAGGACTCGGGCATCACCTACGAGGTCCGCGGCTATTCCGAGGACTACCCGATCGCCTCCAACTCGACGGAGCCGGGCCGCAAGAAGAACCGCCGGGTGGAGGTGTCGTTCCCGCGGGGGGAGAACTGA
- a CDS encoding cytochrome P450 produces the protein MTHTPVDTQDEAVPDFPMPRAAGCPFAPPPAMMKLHAEEPVSRVRLWDGSVHWLVTRYEDQRALYGDPRLSVDTTRPGFPYLNEAFRETAAKNPPSFLNMDDPDHARIRRMVTGAFTVKRIEAMRPAVQRMTDELIDEMLAGPKPVDLVEALTLPLPSLVICELLGVPYEDHDFFQANSKVALRREVTAEAVRAAFAEIYQYLSGQIDAKRADPADDMLSELASRVRTGDLTHHDATMLGVLLLGAGHETSANMLALGILAFLEHPDQLAVVRDTDDPKVLASAADEMLRYLTVVHNGQRRLALEDLEIGGRSIRAGEGVIIPGATGNWQADVFPEPERLDVRRDARRHMAFGFGIHQCLGQPLARLELQVVYHTVFRRIPTLRRATDLDKIPFKDDGIVYGVYELPVTW, from the coding sequence ATGACCCACACCCCTGTCGACACGCAGGACGAGGCTGTTCCCGACTTCCCGATGCCCCGGGCGGCAGGGTGTCCGTTCGCCCCGCCCCCGGCGATGATGAAACTGCACGCCGAGGAACCGGTCTCCAGGGTCCGGCTGTGGGACGGCAGCGTGCACTGGCTCGTCACCCGCTACGAGGACCAGCGGGCCCTGTACGGCGACCCGCGCCTCAGCGTCGACACCACCCGGCCGGGTTTCCCCTACCTGAACGAGGCATTCCGGGAGACCGCCGCCAAGAACCCGCCGTCCTTCCTCAACATGGACGACCCCGACCACGCGCGCATCCGCCGGATGGTGACCGGTGCGTTCACCGTCAAACGCATCGAGGCCATGCGCCCGGCCGTCCAGCGCATGACCGACGAGCTGATCGACGAGATGCTGGCCGGCCCCAAGCCGGTCGATTTGGTGGAGGCCCTCACGCTCCCCCTGCCGTCACTGGTGATCTGCGAACTGCTCGGTGTCCCCTACGAGGACCACGACTTCTTCCAGGCCAACAGCAAGGTGGCGCTCCGGCGGGAGGTGACCGCCGAAGCGGTGCGGGCCGCCTTCGCGGAGATCTACCAGTACCTGAGCGGCCAGATCGACGCGAAACGCGCCGACCCGGCGGACGACATGCTCTCCGAGCTGGCCTCCCGGGTGCGGACCGGCGACCTCACCCACCACGACGCCACCATGCTGGGTGTCCTGCTGCTCGGCGCCGGGCACGAGACCAGCGCCAACATGCTCGCCCTGGGCATCCTCGCGTTCCTGGAACACCCCGACCAGCTCGCCGTCGTCCGCGACACCGACGATCCGAAGGTCCTGGCGTCCGCCGCCGACGAGATGCTGCGCTATCTGACGGTCGTCCACAACGGCCAGCGCCGACTCGCCCTGGAGGACCTGGAGATCGGCGGCCGGTCCATCCGGGCCGGCGAGGGCGTCATCATTCCGGGCGCCACCGGCAACTGGCAGGCCGACGTCTTCCCCGAGCCCGAACGGCTCGACGTCCGCCGCGACGCCCGCCGCCACATGGCCTTCGGCTTCGGCATCCACCAGTGCCTGGGCCAGCCCCTGGCCCGCCTGGAACTCCAGGTCGTCTACCACACCGTCTTCCGCCGCATCCCCACCCTGCGCCGGGCCACCGACCTCGACAAGATCCCGTTCAAGGACGACGGCATCGTCTACGGCGTCTACGAGCTGCCGGTGACCTGGTGA